CAAAATTTAGAAAACTGCAACCCACTGCAAGAACGGTTCCATAACAACATGCTCATTCCACCTCCTTTCAGAGCGTGCCTCCCATGCACACATCAACCAAGGGCAGACTGATGTCAGCAACACTCTGGGGCTTGTCTTGCTCACACCTTCGGGCACCTCCCTGGCAGGCAAATGAAGTCTTCTCTGCAGTCTCCCCCTTTTGAAAGAAgtttcttgcaaaaaaaaaaaaaaatttgacggCAAAATAAAGATGCCTCTCCTTATCTTCCCACTTCAATGATCTACTAGAAAAGTATAGAATTGAAAAAGTTTTGCCCCCTGGTTGTGATCAAAACACTATTAAAGAATATCTGGGTTACTTTTTGTTCCACACACTTAGACATTTACAGAGGAAGTTGAGCCTCAAGTTCTAATGCTCTGCAAAATGGGTAATGAGAGGATTAGATCAGGAGGGCTGCGTGAGTTACAGTCATCCTGTGACGGCGTGAAGCAAGCTTCTCCACCATCCACATAATACCTCGCTGAACACAACCCTGCGGAGATACAACGAGATCCGAGTCTCAAACGCGGAACCTACTTCAGAGAGCTGAGGCTTGTGAGCAGAACACACAGCTGGTGAAGGCACAGAGTAGAGTCCCGAGAAGTGTTAGTGCCACGCCACTGAGCACGCCAGTAGCAGAGTGACCCACAACCGCACCGTGATCACACCGGGTGCCTCCAGGGAGCTGCGGCAGGAGGGCCGCCGCCCGGCCCTGCTCAAGGCTGGGGAGTGTAGCGGAGGTACTTCTTGCCAGAAGGGAGCTCTTTGGTGAAGACGCCTTTCGGGAAAAGCTTTTTGGCCTCCTCTTCAGGGATGGTGGGAAGGACCATCACACTGTCCCCATCCTGTCGAGAGACAGTGGAAATGGTGAAAGCAGCCTGACAGTCGTGCGCGCCCTCCCCTCGGGCTCCACTCCCCGAGGAGTCCTGTCTGTGAGGGAGCACGTCCATCCACACGGCAGTCCTGCCTTACACCCCCTGGGGGCTGCCGAGCCACGGCGGGACTCGGCCTGCTGCTGCTCTCCCCGCCcgctcctgcctctcctctcccaGGCCCGCCGCTTCCTGCTGGCCCTCCAACCCCGCTCCTAGGTACAGCTGCTGCCGCCGCCTGCACTGTTCTCCCTTGCTCTGGACGCCCGTCACCCACCTGCTTCCTGTCCTCCCCAAAGGTCCCCGATGAGCAAGGAAGGCCTTGGCAGCCGAGTACAGAACCGACTCTCCTCCCCACCCCGAAGCACCCGCCGTCACGGCTCACAGGTCACAGACTTGTCTGCTCCTGCGTCTGCCCACTGGAAGACAAGTTCCCCGGGGCCAGACTGCACGCTGTCTGCTCCCCGCTCGCTCCCAGTGCCCCAGCCAGGGCCTAATAAACATGCTTCACTAATGGGTACGGAATTTAAATGGCCTGcctatcagaaaaacaaaacctggCATCCAGGCTAGCATGTTTTACAAACTGCTGTGACATTAAGATAAAAGTTTTATGAATAACTTTCAGAGCCTTCAACATAGGTTGAAAAGACAGAAGCTTACAGGAAATGAAATGCTTACATTAATACACCAACAGCTTTACAGCCAGGACTTGAGAAAAACAACCAATCaggattttgttaaaaatattctgtCATCAGGCGGTGGTTAGATAAAAGGTTTTTTGTTTactccccccaccacccctcaCCCCCCCGCCCAAATCTTATATAGGTTGAGTCTCCCCAATCTGAAATgccagattttggaatatttgtatggACTTTACTGGCTGATGATTCCTAACtcaaaaatttgaaatctgaaatacatTATGCCCTTAAGAAGTTCCAAATGGGggcattttggatttttggactGGGGACAGTCaccttgttaaaaagaaaaaaaagaaattgttataACCAATTAATTTGTCCAAGTTATCTAAAAATTAGAAAGCGACTAGGGAGTTTATGTATTACCTATGAAAAGTGGAAAGACCTCATGCAAATCTTAAACTCAGCCCTGAGGAAAAACCCTCGAGAGTGCATGGAACTAGAAACAGCCCGGGAACTCAGACCCTGGTCCTGCTCAGGCCTTCCAGGCAGGCTGGGGTCTACCCTTTGAACAGCTCTACCTTCCAGTCGACTGGGGTGGCGACCCTCTTTTCAGCTGTCAGCTGGAGAGAGGTAACTACTCGGAGGATCTCATCAAAGTTCCTGCCCGTGGTAGCTGGGTAGAGGATAGAAAGCTTCAATTTCTTATCAGGACCAAAAACAAACACCTGCAAAGCACACAAAGGCACATAAATAGGAAGCTGTCAGTGCTTTTGattgttaaagtcacctagaaaGTTCTGCAGTCCTTAAAAATGTTCAAGggcataaaaacaaaagcagaaacaaaagctTCTACAAGGACATACCAAActgccatcttttttcttttccatgttacAGTTCAAAATTCAGAAGGGAATTGTATTTGGCTCTGGCTATCCTAGAAGAACTGATTTGCAAATTTAACCCAGAAAAGGCCTTGGGAGGTCTATGCCAAAATTAGAGATGAATACCATAAAATAATACTAATGGCTGTACATTTATGCAGATCAGGGATTGGGCTTGTTCCCCAGTGGGTAGAGGACAAATAAGGATCAAAAAAACTGAGTTGTTTATGAAGGAGAATATGGCCCACAACTTAAGACAGAGCTGTCAGGAGGACTataaaaaacatttcttaattCTAGATGACATCTTAGGAAAAACTATTTATTATTCTGTGGATTTCCAAGAGCTGGGAAATGGGCAGTTTAAGAATGTAGGTGAATATTTTGCCCACTTTGCATCAGCATTTCAGATGATTGACACTGTCACTGGCGCACGGCGATTCTGTCGTGTCTGGAGCACGTACGTGGATGTCTGGTGGATCCGTCTTGGATCATGAGACTCACCACACGAGCCGTCACAGGCATGCCCTTCTCGTCCTTCTCCGCCGGGTCCAGCATGCCCAGCTGGATGGCAAGGTCCCGATTCTTATCATCAATGATGGGAAAGGGCAGCTTTTCTGTGGGCTCCTCACCATTGTAAGCGTTGATATCCTGGAatgaggaggaaaggggaagaattCTAAACCTGACACTCACTGAATTTCACCAGCTAATGGCCATCAACTTGCAAGACAGGGAAGAGAAGCATACTTTTCTCCAAGCAAGTTTAATAAGGTGATGAATGAATACAGGCTTCCAATTATTCAGACAGGAATAACAGCAGAGTATAGTATTTCTGGACCGAAGCCCTTTTCACACTCAATTTTCTTAAATTCCGCATACTTTTTATGCTTTGAGAAGGCAGTACACTCTTAAAAGGCTAAGGTATCCAAATGCTATATAAAAACACCAGAAACAATGGAATTATTTATACCAAACATCCATAAATGATGTACATGTACAGGAAATTTTATGGATCTGGTCCCCACCTAAAAGCACAGTGACTTAGATATCAGGCTACAAGACAGACACTGAGAGATgggtgtacgtgtgtgtgtgtcacaaagcttaaaagaaacacaagaatGCAGAGCTGAATGTACACCCTAAGGACAAAGGATAAGTGAAGCTAAAGGCTCTCAAGTCTGAACcggaagagagagacagatgcACTTCCATCTCCCCTAGGAAAACTTCACTCATTCACGCATTTCTTCTTCTCCATCCCTCAGGCTTCTGGAGGAAAGTCTAGCTTCGTTGCTTGAGGGAGCACTGAGATGGCTCTGGAGTGGGTTGAGCAGCACAGCACCAGAGGAGGGATCCAGGCAAGCGCCATGGCTCTGCCTGCACAGGAACCTCTAATCGGGTTAGGTGAGTCCTGCGTGAAGGGGCAGCACACCAGCATCCTCCCTCACAGCATGGAGAGCTGGAAAAGGCTTCAGGGAAGGGGCAGGCCTCTGCCCGGACCCTTGGAGGAGTCAGATTCCCCACAGGGAAACGCAGGCATTCTAGGCCTGGGGCAGCCTCAGCATGAGCCGGAGCAGGACAGTGAACAGCAGTTGGGCAGTTTTAGGAAGTAACGGGAAAGAGGGCTGGAAACTGGAGGAAGACTGCCCATCTGCAACCCCAGCTGAGGCAAGGGGAGtgaaaatttgagaccagcctgggcaactaagtgaacttgaaataaaaataaaacgaaGAAACAGACGGGGAGTACACCTCAGGCGTAGGGCAACTGCCTGGCATGCAGGCCCTGGGCTCAAaacccagcacccaaaaaaaagagaaaagtctatTTACAATCATGTGTGTG
This genomic stretch from Sciurus carolinensis chromosome 12, mSciCar1.2, whole genome shotgun sequence harbors:
- the Prdx6 gene encoding peroxiredoxin-6 is translated as MPGGLLLGDEAPNFEANTTIGRIRFHDFLGDSWGILFSHPRDFTPVCTTELGRAAKLAPEFAKKNVKLIALSIDSVEDHLAWSKDINAYNGEEPTEKLPFPIIDDKNRDLAIQLGMLDPAEKDEKGMPVTARVVFVFGPDKKLKLSILYPATTGRNFDEILRVVTSLQLTAEKRVATPVDWKDGDSVMVLPTIPEEEAKKLFPKGVFTKELPSGKKYLRYTPQP